The following DNA comes from Acidobacteriota bacterium.
TGGGCGTTCGTCTACAATCTGGTCCTGATCCCGCTGGCCATGGCGGGAGGGCTTCAGCCGATCCTCGCGGCCCTCGCGATGATCGCGAGCAGCCTTCTCGTCGCCGCGCACTCCCGCTCGCTCGCGCGAGAGGGAAGGGCGCGGGCTTCCGCCCCGTCGGGCGCGCGGGCGGCCGGCGGTGGCGTGGTGGAGGCATGGGCGCGATGACGACGATGCCGGGATCGGGCGAGCGCGAGGCGACGCGACGGGAGATCGAGAGGCTCCACGCCGAGGCGCGGCGCCTGGAGAGGGAGCTCGAGGGAGCGCCGGCTTCCGCGTGGCCGCCCCAGGGGTACTACACGCCGTACCACGTCGTCATCGGAATCCTCCTGGGATGCGTCGGCGCGGGGAGCAGCCTCCTCTTCAACGTCGTCGGCTCGCTCCTCGTGGGGCAGCATCCCCTGCAGCTCATCCGCGTCTACCTCACCTTCCCGCTGGGGGAGACCGCGCTGACGCTCGACTCGGGGGTCGCCCTCGGCGTCGGCATCTGCCTCTACCTCGGCACCGGCTGCCTGTACGGCGCCGCGTTCCATCTCGTGATGAGCCGCTGGTTCGAGAGGGCTCCCGCGTCGCGGAGGTTCGCCGTGGCGACCGCCGTGGGCCTCGGCCTCTGGATCGTCAACTTCTACGGAATCCTCTCGTGGCTCCAGCCCCTTCTCTTCGACGGGAACTGGATCGTCACGCTGGTCCCTTTCTGGGTCGCGGGGCTGACGCACCTCGTCTTCGCCTGGACGATGCTCGTCATCGCGCCGTGGGGGGTCTTCGAGCCTTACCCGGGATGATCCTCCTCGTCCCGTTCGTCGCGGCGCTCGCCTTCTCGGGGCATTGCGCCCTCATGTGCGGCGTCTTTCCCGCGGCCGTTCGCGCGGGATCCGGTCATCTCCGGCGCGCGCTGATCCCGCAGGCGCTCTACCACGCGGGAAAGATCTCGACGTACGTCTTCCTCGGCGCCGCGGCGGCCGCGGCCGGGCTGCGCGTCGACGCGCTCCGGATGCCCCTCGGGCTCCTCTCGGCCGCGCTCCTCTTTCTCGTCGGCGCGGCGACCCTCGCGCCGGCCGCTTTGCCTCAGGCGGCGTCGCGGTGGATCCGCGGCTCGCCCCTGTGCGCGATCCTCGCGGATCTGCTGCGCCGCCCCGGGCGGGCGGCGGCCCTTCTCACCGGCGTCTTCAACGGGTTCATCCCGTGCGGCCTCGTCTACGCGATGGCCGCCCGCGCGGCGACGCTCGGCTCGGCGGCGGCCGGGGCCGCCTCGATGCTCGCCTTCGGCCTCGGCACCGTTCCGGCGCTGCTGGTGGTGGGCCTGGCGGTGGGAGAGGTCCCCGCGCGGTTCCGGTCCGGGACCGCGCGCCGCCGGCTGGCGTGGGCGGCGGGGGCGACGTGCCTGATCCTGGGGGGGGTGACGCTCGCCGCGGCGCTCGGCGCGCCCGTCCACAGGCACGCGTTGCGCTGAGCCCGGGTCGTGGCAAGAGAAAGCCCCGGCGGGATCTCTCCCGGCCGGGGCCTTCCGTGCGACCGCGATCTAGTCGGCCTTGTGCAGCTCCACGCGGCGGTTCTTCGCGCGGCCCGCGTCGGTGCCGTTGTCGGCGATGGGATCGGCCTTGCCGTTCCCCTTCGACGACATGCGCGACCCGTCCACGCCCTTCGCCACGAGGTAGCTCACGACCGCCTGCGCGCGCTTCCTGGACAGCGAGACGTTGTAGGCGTCGGCCCCGCGTGCGTCGGTGTAGCCGTCGATCTCGACCTTGACGTCCGGCCAGTCCGTGAGGGACGCCGCGACCTTGTCGAGGACAGCGGACGAGTCGGGAGTGAGGACGGCGCTGTTGGAGTTGAAGTTCACCCCCTCGAGGACGAGCGACTTCTTCGTGTCCGTGAAGAGGGGAGCCGCCTTCGCGACCATCGGGCACCCCTTCGCGTCGACCGGCGTGCCGGCCGGAGTATCCGGGCAGGTATCGATGCCGTCGGCGACGCCGTCACCGTCCGAGTCCTTCGGGCAGCCGCGCGCGTCGACGGTCGCCCCCTTCGGCGTGCCCAGGCAGGCATCGACGCCGTCGGCGACGCCGTCGGCGTCGGAGTCCAGCGGGCAACCGCTCGCGTCGACCTTCGCTCCCTTCGGGGTGTTGGCGCATCGGTCGAGGCCGTCGGCCACCCCGTCGCCGTCCGCGTCGGTCGGGCATCCCTTCGTGTCGACCTTCGCCCCGCGGGGCGTGCCGGCGCACGCGTCGGCGCCGTCCACGACGCCGTCGCCGTCGCTGTCCCTCGGGCAGCCCGCGGCGTCGACCGGGTATCCCTTCGGGGTGTCGGGGCAGGTGTCGATCCCGTCGTACACGCCGTCATGGTCGGCGTCGGTCGGGCATCCGATCGCGTCGACCCTGGCTCCCTTCGGGGTCGAGGGGCACTTGTCCCTGTGATCGGCCACGCCGTCGCCGTCGGCGTCGGGGGCCGGGCCGCCGCCGAGGAACCAGGAGACGCCCACCGTCGCCTCGGCGTTCCCCTGGTTCTCGTTCAGCCCGGCGCCGATGTGCGTCCGGACGAAACGGCCGTCGCCGCGCACCGCGAACTTCGGCGTGAAAAAGTACCGCACGCCCGCGCCGGCGTTCCATCCGAGATCGGTCTGGTCGACGGACGTGCCGGTGATCTTCGTCGACTCCTGGCCGAGACCCGCGGTCAGGTGCCAGCGGAACGGCTTTCCCTCGCGGAAATTGTAGAGGGCGTTGAGTCGGAGAGAGTTCAGCTTGAAGTCGGCGCCGCCGGCGGCGATGTTCGTCTTGAGGAACTGGTACGACGCCTCGACGCTCCATCGCGACGTGACGAAGTAGCCGACGCGCGCGCCGTACAGGAGATCGTTGTCCGGAGCCGACCCGCCGTAGCTGTCGAGCCAGGCGTAGCCGGCGTACGGGCCGATTTCCCAGGCGCCACTCTGTCCCCCGGCCGCCGTTGCCGGCAGGGCCGCGAGGAGGAGCAGAGCCGAGAGTGCGGAGATCTTCTTCAACATGGGGTTCTCCATCAGAAGTTGACGACCAGGGAGGTCGTGAAAATCGTGTCCAGCCTGGCGAGCTCGAAGGGGACTTTCGTGCCGGTCGGGGTCGGGGGCGTACCCGGAGCGAAGAGGTCGATGTCCTTGAACGACGGGCGGTTGTCGTAGAGCCACTGGAGGCTGATCTTGACCGCCAGCCGTTTCGTCATCGAGACCGACA
Coding sequences within:
- a CDS encoding sulfite exporter TauE/SafE family protein, giving the protein MILLVPFVAALAFSGHCALMCGVFPAAVRAGSGHLRRALIPQALYHAGKISTYVFLGAAAAAAGLRVDALRMPLGLLSAALLFLVGAATLAPAALPQAASRWIRGSPLCAILADLLRRPGRAAALLTGVFNGFIPCGLVYAMAARAATLGSAAAGAASMLAFGLGTVPALLVVGLAVGEVPARFRSGTARRRLAWAAGATCLILGGVTLAAALGAPVHRHALR
- a CDS encoding OmpA family protein, which gives rise to MLKKISALSALLLLAALPATAAGGQSGAWEIGPYAGYAWLDSYGGSAPDNDLLYGARVGYFVTSRWSVEASYQFLKTNIAAGGADFKLNSLRLNALYNFREGKPFRWHLTAGLGQESTKITGTSVDQTDLGWNAGAGVRYFFTPKFAVRGDGRFVRTHIGAGLNENQGNAEATVGVSWFLGGGPAPDADGDGVADHRDKCPSTPKGARVDAIGCPTDADHDGVYDGIDTCPDTPKGYPVDAAGCPRDSDGDGVVDGADACAGTPRGAKVDTKGCPTDADGDGVADGLDRCANTPKGAKVDASGCPLDSDADGVADGVDACLGTPKGATVDARGCPKDSDGDGVADGIDTCPDTPAGTPVDAKGCPMVAKAAPLFTDTKKSLVLEGVNFNSNSAVLTPDSSAVLDKVAASLTDWPDVKVEIDGYTDARGADAYNVSLSRKRAQAVVSYLVAKGVDGSRMSSKGNGKADPIADNGTDAGRAKNRRVELHKAD